Proteins encoded together in one Candidatus Bathyarchaeia archaeon window:
- the gcvT gene encoding glycine cleavage system aminomethyltransferase GcvT, with protein MRTQLYEYHKRLAKMTDFSGFEMPLWYMGIQMECLAVRNHAGIFDVSHMGRAFIKGPDSEAFLNYLTPNDVSKLKPGRAHYTVLCNERGGVVDDVMLLRVDENLFLLVFNAGNRAKDLVWIEAHRKGFNVDVQHVSDEVAMIAIQGPKARGVVEAACEGDVSSVGRFGCGYLNFNGVNCIASGTGYTGEDGLEIFVPNATLENPGNAMKVWDTLLSVGEGDSLTPCGLGARDVLRLEAGMCLYGNELNESITPFEASIGFVVKLDKEADFIGRKALEEQKTHGVPRIRVGVKLLEGGVPRKGNSILHNGEVVGEVTSGTFSPILKCGIAMGYVKPEYREPGIKVKLKIRERYVNGEVSPLPFYDTSMYGWRRTRTNNK; from the coding sequence TTGAGAACTCAGCTCTACGAATACCATAAAAGGCTCGCGAAGATGACTGACTTCTCAGGCTTCGAAATGCCATTATGGTATATGGGCATCCAAATGGAATGCCTAGCTGTGAGAAATCACGCTGGGATTTTCGACGTATCCCATATGGGGAGGGCCTTCATCAAGGGGCCTGACTCGGAAGCGTTCCTCAACTATTTAACCCCAAACGACGTCTCGAAGCTTAAGCCTGGAAGGGCTCATTACACCGTTTTATGCAATGAGCGAGGCGGCGTTGTCGACGATGTAATGTTGCTTAGAGTTGATGAAAACTTGTTTCTTCTCGTTTTTAACGCTGGAAACAGGGCGAAAGACCTTGTATGGATTGAAGCCCATCGTAAAGGGTTCAATGTAGATGTTCAACACGTATCCGATGAGGTTGCCATGATCGCTATTCAAGGCCCCAAAGCTAGGGGTGTAGTGGAAGCCGCGTGTGAAGGCGACGTATCAAGCGTTGGGAGGTTTGGATGTGGTTACCTTAACTTTAATGGCGTTAATTGCATAGCCTCAGGAACAGGCTACACAGGGGAGGATGGACTAGAAATATTTGTGCCTAACGCCACCCTTGAAAACCCAGGTAACGCGATGAAAGTATGGGACACATTGTTATCGGTAGGTGAAGGAGATAGTTTAACCCCCTGCGGCTTAGGAGCCCGAGACGTGTTGCGGTTAGAGGCGGGCATGTGCCTTTACGGCAATGAGCTTAATGAATCCATTACGCCGTTTGAAGCCAGCATCGGATTCGTTGTGAAACTTGATAAAGAAGCTGACTTCATCGGGAGGAAGGCTCTGGAAGAGCAGAAGACTCACGGGGTACCTAGAATCCGTGTAGGGGTAAAGCTCTTAGAAGGCGGTGTTCCAAGAAAGGGGAACAGCATACTCCATAACGGGGAAGTCGTCGGAGAGGTTACGAGCGGAACCTTCTCCCCCATCCTCAAGTGTGGAATCGCCATGGGCTACGTTAAACCGGAGTATCGTGAACCAGGAATTAAAGTGAAGTTGAAAATAAGGGAGCGTTACGTGAATGGAGAGGTTTCACCATTGCCCTTCTATGATACCTCCATGTATGGTTGGAGAAGGACGCGAACAAACAATAAATAG
- the gcvH gene encoding glycine cleavage system protein GcvH, protein MQVGEYEVREKLYYTREHDWVKLEGELCRVGISDFAQKSLHEIVYAELPKVGLRVRQMESMGTVESVKAVSDVFSPVTGEVLEVNEKLSEQPELINKSPYDDGWIAVIKPENLEEELNNLLDHNSYAKYLEELLKE, encoded by the coding sequence ATGCAAGTTGGAGAATACGAGGTTAGAGAAAAATTATACTACACCAGGGAGCATGACTGGGTTAAACTTGAAGGTGAATTATGTAGGGTAGGGATAAGCGACTTCGCCCAGAAGTCGCTTCACGAGATAGTCTACGCCGAGCTGCCGAAAGTGGGTTTAAGGGTCAGGCAAATGGAGTCCATGGGAACCGTTGAGTCTGTGAAAGCCGTCTCAGACGTTTTTTCACCCGTAACTGGGGAGGTTCTGGAGGTCAACGAAAAGCTGTCAGAGCAGCCTGAGCTCATCAACAAAAGCCCATACGACGATGGATGGATCGCCGTGATAAAGCCTGAAAACCTGGAAGAGGAGCTTAACAACCTACTGGACCACAACAGCTACGCGAAGTACTTGGAGGAGCTGTTGAAGGAGTAA